In one window of Scyliorhinus canicula chromosome 17, sScyCan1.1, whole genome shotgun sequence DNA:
- the LOC119951433 gene encoding zinc finger protein 239-like — protein MEGKSTVRSGEKPFTCCVCGRGFSQSSGLSKHKRSHSGEKPWECVECGKGFSYPSELETHRRRHAGERPFTCSTCGKGFTDSSNLLKHQRVHTGERPFACSVCTKRFTQLSHLLTHQRVHTGERPFNCCVCGLRFADSSTLLKHQRIHSGERSYKCPECGKCFKSSWELMSHQRVHTEERPFRCFQCGTGFRWSSQLTAHQRVHTGERPFNCSECGKGFTQLSHLLTHQRVHTGERPFTCSKCGKGFTTSSNLLTHQRVHTGEKPFNCSKCGKGFTTSSNLWTHQRLHKKL, from the coding sequence atggaaggaaaaagcaccgtacgcagtggggagaaaccgttcacgtgttgtgtgtgtggacgaggctttaGCCAATCATCTGGCTTGTCAAAACACAAGCGCAGCCACTCTGGGGAGAAACCATGGGAATGTGTggagtgtgggaaggggttcagtTACCCGTCTGAACTGGAAACTCATCGGCGCCGTCacgctggggagaggccattcacctgctccacgtgtgggaaaggatttactgattCCTCAAATCtcctgaaacaccagcgagttcacactggggagagaccatttgcCTGCTCTGTGTGTACGAAAAGATTTACACAActatcccacctgctgacacaccagcgagttcacactggggaacgGCCGTTcaactgctgtgtgtgtggtttgAGATTCGCTGATTCATCCACACTGCtcaaacaccagcgaattcacagtggggagagatcTTATAAATGCCCAGAATgtgggaagtgctttaaaagctcttgggaactgatgtcccatcaacgtgttcacactgaggagagaccgttcaggtgctttcaatgtgggactgggttcaggtggTCATCTCAACTCactgcacaccagcgagttcacactggggagaggccattcaactgctccgagtgtgggaaaggattcactcagttatcccacctgctgacacaccagcgagttcacactggagagaggccattcacctgctccaagtgtgggaagggattcaccacctcctcgaacctgctgacacaccagcgagttcacactggggagaagccgttcaactgctccaagtgtgggaagggattcactacctCCTCCAACCTGTGGACACACCAGAGACTTCACAAGAAACTATAG